A single genomic interval of Mustelus asterias chromosome 13, sMusAst1.hap1.1, whole genome shotgun sequence harbors:
- the LOC144502274 gene encoding hydroxycarboxylic acid receptor 2-like codes for MQLIYSAPWLRETEFTARLPTMNNRTHWCDLVEDVNSSYNPPILIITFILGFIGNVIALWIFSFHIKSWKPNSVYSLNLAIADTLLICCLPFRADYFIRGKDWIFGDVPCRLKIFMIFLNRTGSIVFLSVMAIDRYFKVVHPHHRMNRIPTSCAVKIAGVLWILAVAISLHFLTECHTFKHHNLTYCEPFHTYQSPSTTAIWTNVAFILFNFLLPAAIILFSTFCIIWKLKQMKTEKRHKYERAVKLVTAVAAVFVLCFLPTNIAVIAVLIAKHMAIENCETYEIVTQIFYNTLCITYLNSLLDPFIYYFSSSTFKDALKKALVPLNSRCYRLEISHEIPVESEVKQSSGPPTRSSVSNICDRFQTESTEVL; via the coding sequence ATGCAGTTAATATACTCGGCTCCGTGGCTGCGTGAGACTGAGTTTACTGCAAGGCTGCCCACAATGAACAACAGAACCCATTGGTGTGATCTCGTCGAAGACGTTAATTCATCCTACAACCCACCAATACTTATTATAACCTTTATCCTTGGATTCATCGGAAATGTGATTGCTTTGTGGATCTTCAGTTTTCACATAAAATCCTGGAAGCCAAACAGTGTTTATTCACTAAACCTGGCGATTGCAGACACTCTGTTAATCTGCTGTTTACCATTTCGAGCAGATTATTTCATACGGGGGAAGGACTGGATCTTTGGTGATGTTCCGTGTCGTCTGAAAATATTCATGATATTTCTAAACCGGACAGGCAGTATTGTTTTCCTTTCAGTTATGGCAATCGATCGCTATTTTAAAGTGGTCCACCCTCACCACAGGATGAACAGGATCCCTACAAGTTGTGCAGTGAAGATAGCGGGCGTCTTGTGGATTCTGGCAGTGGCCATTTCTTTACATTTTTTAACAGAATGTCACACATTCAAGCACCACAATCTGACATACTGTGAACCCTTCCATACATATCAATCACCAAGTACTACTGCAATTTGGACCAACGTTGCTTTTATTCTTTTCAATTTTCTTCTGCCAGCTGCTATTATCCTGTTTTCCACGTTCTGCATCATCTGGAAGCTAAAACAGATGAAAACTGAAAAAAGGCATAAATATGAGCGGGCAGTAAAGCTTGTGACAGCTGTAGCGGCAGTTTTTGTACTGTGTTTCTTGCCCACAAACATTGCTGTAATCGCTGTTTTAATTGCAAAGCACATGGCCATAGAAAACTGCGAGACATATGAAATTGTCACTCAGATATTTTATAATACACTATGCATAACCTACCTGAACAGTCTGCTCGACCCCTTTATTTACTATTTTTCAAGTTCAACCTTTAAAgatgcattgaagaaagctttggttCCTCTTAATTCAAGATGCTACAGATTGGAAATAAGCCATGAAATCCCAGTGGAGTCAGAAGTAAAACAATCAAGTGGACCTCCAACACGGTCATCGGTCAGCAATATCTGTGATCGATTCCAAACAGAGTCAACAGAGGTCTTATGA